From bacterium, a single genomic window includes:
- a CDS encoding V-type ATP synthase subunit B has translation MTQLSTKRYTSINYISGPLLFVEGARDLAYGAIVEIHVQDGSVRGGQVIEVSERNAVIQVFEETRGMDLAKTSLSLREDVARIGVSREMIGRRFNGLGDPIDGLPPIIPEKRLPILGAPINPVAREKPAEFIQTGISTIDVMNTLVRGQKLPIFSGAGLPANEIAAQIARQAKVLGEAEQFSVVFGAMGITQREAAFFIHEFESTGALARSVVFMNLADDPTIERLMTPRAALTVAEYLAYELDMQVLVILTDMTNYAEALREIGAAREEIPGRRGYPGYMYTDFASIYERAGRIKGKKGTITQFPILTMPDDDITHPIADLTGYITEGQLVLSRPLHRQGVYPPINPLPSLSRLMNNGIGKGRTRVDHRQVADQLYSAYAQGLDLRRLVAIIGEEALTENDRLYLRFADTFEKEFIAQGSADRSIEDSLTLGWKLLSTFPKTALTRISRDHVDKYYFGEQVEKIFRPGEVPV, from the coding sequence GTGACGCAGCTATCCACCAAGCGCTACACGAGCATCAATTACATCTCCGGCCCGCTGCTGTTTGTCGAGGGGGCGCGGGATCTCGCCTACGGCGCCATCGTGGAGATACATGTGCAGGACGGGAGCGTTCGAGGCGGGCAGGTGATCGAGGTCTCCGAGCGCAACGCGGTGATCCAGGTGTTCGAGGAGACCCGGGGGATGGATCTGGCCAAGACCTCGCTGAGCCTGCGCGAGGACGTCGCCCGCATCGGGGTCAGTCGGGAAATGATCGGCCGGCGGTTCAACGGGTTGGGCGACCCCATCGATGGTCTCCCGCCGATCATCCCGGAGAAGCGGCTGCCGATCCTGGGCGCGCCGATCAACCCCGTCGCGCGGGAGAAGCCCGCGGAGTTCATCCAGACCGGGATCTCCACCATCGACGTCATGAACACGCTCGTGCGGGGGCAGAAGCTGCCGATCTTCTCCGGGGCGGGATTGCCGGCGAACGAGATCGCCGCCCAGATCGCCCGTCAGGCCAAGGTGCTCGGTGAGGCCGAGCAGTTCTCGGTCGTATTCGGCGCCATGGGGATCACCCAGCGCGAGGCCGCCTTTTTCATCCATGAATTCGAGAGCACGGGCGCCCTGGCCCGGAGCGTCGTTTTCATGAACCTGGCCGATGATCCCACGATCGAGCGGCTCATGACGCCGCGCGCCGCATTGACCGTCGCCGAGTATCTCGCCTACGAGCTGGATATGCAGGTCCTCGTCATCCTGACCGATATGACGAATTATGCGGAGGCCCTCCGCGAGATCGGCGCGGCCCGCGAAGAGATCCCGGGCCGCCGCGGGTACCCCGGCTACATGTACACGGACTTTGCGAGTATCTACGAGCGGGCCGGCCGCATCAAGGGAAAGAAAGGGACGATCACCCAGTTCCCGATCCTCACGATGCCGGACGATGACATCACCCACCCCATCGCGGACCTCACAGGCTACATCACCGAAGGTCAGCTGGTGCTGAGCCGGCCGTTGCATCGGCAGGGCGTCTACCCGCCCATCAACCCGCTGCCGAGCCTGTCCCGCCTGATGAACAACGGAATCGGCAAGGGTCGGACCCGCGTGGATCACCGCCAGGTGGCCGACCAGCTCTACTCGGCCTACGCCCAGGGCCTCGATCTCCGGCGCCTCGTCGCGATCATCGGCGAGGAGGCGCTGACCGAGAACGACCGTCTCTATCTCCGGTTCGCGGACACGTTTGAGAAAGAGTTTATCGCCCAGGGCTCCGCCGATCGGTCGATCGAAGACTCCCTG